Proteins encoded in a region of the bacterium genome:
- the rpsH gene encoding 30S ribosomal protein S8, giving the protein MGVIIDPIGDMLTRIRNAQMRKHPTVVMPSSRIKQQIARVLTEEGYIRGYKVIALPGNKKVLKIYLKYVDGKPAIRGLKRVSKPGRRIYARLSSMPVVRGGLGTAILSTPKGVFTDRQARLLKVGGEVLCYVW; this is encoded by the coding sequence ATGGGTGTGATAATAGACCCAATAGGCGACATGCTAACCAGAATAAGAAACGCGCAAATGCGCAAGCACCCTACTGTGGTTATGCCATCGAGCAGAATAAAGCAGCAGATAGCACGGGTTCTAACCGAAGAGGGCTACATACGTGGATACAAGGTTATCGCGCTTCCGGGGAACAAAAAGGTCCTTAAAATATACCTTAAATATGTTGACGGCAAGCCAGCTATTCGAGGACTTAAGAGAGTATCGAAACCGGGGCGAAGAATTTACGCGAGGCTTTCTTCAATGCCTGTGGTGCGAGGCGGGTTAGGAACAGCTATCCTTTCTACGCCAAAAGGTGTATTCACCGATAGACAGGCGAGACTGCTCAAAGTAGGTGGCGAAGTGCTTTGCTATGTATGGTAA
- the rplE gene encoding 50S ribosomal protein L5 has protein sequence MPRYKKIFFDEIVPKLKEELGYKNVYQVPRIEKIVVNMGVGEAARNSKILENAARDLEAITGQKPKVCKAKKSISNFKVRKGMPIGLKVTLRGNRMWDFFDRLINIAMPRIRDFRGADPDGFDGRGNYNMGIDEQIVFPEIEYDKVDAIRGMNISIVTTSETDEEGYELLKALGFPFKRKE, from the coding sequence ATACCAAGATACAAAAAGATTTTTTTCGATGAGATTGTTCCAAAGCTTAAAGAAGAGTTGGGTTACAAAAATGTCTATCAGGTTCCGCGTATAGAGAAGATCGTTGTCAATATGGGGGTTGGCGAGGCTGCCCGAAACTCAAAGATTCTTGAAAACGCTGCCAGAGACCTCGAAGCCATAACAGGGCAAAAGCCAAAAGTCTGCAAAGCCAAAAAGTCTATATCTAACTTCAAAGTAAGAAAGGGCATGCCCATAGGACTTAAGGTAACGCTTCGCGGAAACAGAATGTGGGACTTCTTCGATAGACTTATAAACATCGCTATGCCCAGAATAAGGGACTTTCGCGGTGCCGACCCCGACGGATTCGACGGACGCGGGAACTACAATATGGGAATAGATGAGCAAATAGTGTTCCCGGAAATTGAATACGATAAAGTGGACGCAATCCGTGGAATGAACATTAGCATAGTAACAACATCGGAAACCGACGAAGAGGGTTACGAACTTTTGAAAGCCCTCGGGTTTCCGTTTAAAAGGAAGGAGTAA
- the rplF gene encoding 50S ribosomal protein L6 has product MSRIGRQPVPIPQGVTVTVDKDNTVKVKGPKGELEQWVDPIIEVKVDGDKVILSRKAETRRARSLHGLYRTLVFNMVKGVTEGYEKSLDVIGVGYKAEQRGRGIMLSLGFSHQVYFVPPEGVEVVVEPMKTKVMAEGTPNQYLIARIKVRGIDKQKVGQVAAKIRAIKPPDPYKSKGIRYSDERVKLKVGKAGI; this is encoded by the coding sequence ATGTCACGAATAGGAAGACAACCTGTCCCAATACCTCAAGGGGTTACAGTAACTGTTGATAAGGACAATACGGTTAAAGTCAAGGGTCCCAAGGGTGAGCTTGAGCAGTGGGTTGACCCTATAATAGAGGTCAAAGTTGACGGAGACAAGGTCATCCTCTCGCGGAAGGCGGAGACCAGAAGAGCTCGTTCGCTTCACGGACTTTACAGAACGCTCGTTTTCAACATGGTCAAAGGCGTTACTGAGGGTTATGAGAAATCGCTCGATGTTATAGGAGTAGGCTATAAAGCCGAACAGCGCGGGCGCGGAATCATGCTATCGCTCGGTTTTTCCCATCAGGTTTACTTCGTGCCACCTGAAGGAGTTGAGGTCGTGGTAGAGCCGATGAAGACAAAGGTGATGGCAGAGGGAACTCCGAACCAATATTTGATCGCAAGGATAAAAGTAAGGGGAATCGATAAGCAAAAGGTGGGACAGGTAGCGGCAAAAATAAGAGCTATAAAACCACCTGACCCATACAAGAGCAAGGGCATAAGATACTCTGACGAGAGAGTGAAACTAAAAGTCGGAAAGGCGGGAATCTGA
- a CDS encoding type Z 30S ribosomal protein S14, translating into MARKAQIEKAKREPKFKVRKRNRCQRCGRARGYYRDFGLCRICLRELANMGEIVGVKKASW; encoded by the coding sequence ATGGCGAGAAAAGCACAAATAGAGAAAGCCAAGCGTGAGCCAAAATTTAAGGTGCGCAAGCGCAACCGATGTCAACGATGTGGTCGAGCAAGAGGCTACTACCGCGACTTCGGACTTTGCAGAATATGCCTTCGCGAGCTGGCAAACATGGGCGAGATAGTGGGAGTAAAAAAGGCAAGCTGGTAA
- the rpsE gene encoding 30S ribosomal protein S5 — MEGYEEKVIFINRVAKVVKGGKNFGFTAIVAVGDRAGRVGVGLGKAREVADAIRKGGEIARRNMKSYPLSDGGRTIPHPVEADFEATKVILKPAAPGTGVIAGSAVRAILEALGIQDAITKVLGSRTPINVVYATIKALDQLENLEMVAKRRSIPIERLKMR, encoded by the coding sequence ATGGAAGGATACGAGGAGAAGGTTATTTTCATAAATCGCGTCGCAAAGGTAGTTAAAGGCGGTAAAAACTTTGGTTTCACAGCAATAGTTGCTGTTGGCGATAGAGCGGGCAGAGTCGGTGTTGGGCTTGGTAAAGCTCGCGAGGTAGCCGATGCTATTCGAAAAGGCGGTGAGATAGCTCGAAGAAACATGAAATCATACCCGCTTTCCGATGGTGGCAGAACAATTCCTCATCCTGTAGAAGCCGATTTTGAAGCGACCAAGGTAATTCTTAAGCCTGCCGCGCCAGGAACGGGAGTTATAGCCGGAAGCGCTGTGCGCGCAATACTTGAGGCGCTCGGAATACAGGACGCGATAACCAAGGTTCTCGGCTCAAGAACGCCTATAAATGTCGTTTACGCCACCATAAAAGCGCTCGACCAACTCGAAAACCTCGAAATGGTTGCGAAAAGACGCTCTATACCCATCGAAAGGCTTAAGATGAGATAG
- a CDS encoding 50S ribosomal protein L18, with amino-acid sequence MRRTELLKKRLRWRRRALRVRKKVFGTAEKPRLCVTRTLRHIYAQLIDDTTGKTITSASTLSPEIRDQLNGKTKTEKAKLVGKLIAERAQKHGIKKVVFDRHGYKYIGRVKALADAAREAGLEF; translated from the coding sequence ATGCGGCGGACTGAGCTTCTAAAAAAGCGTCTGAGATGGCGAAGGCGTGCGCTAAGGGTGCGGAAAAAAGTCTTCGGCACCGCTGAAAAACCAAGGCTTTGCGTTACAAGAACGCTCAGGCACATTTACGCTCAGCTTATTGATGACACCACTGGTAAAACCATAACATCCGCATCAACGCTTTCTCCTGAAATAAGGGACCAGCTTAATGGAAAGACCAAAACCGAAAAAGCCAAACTCGTTGGAAAACTCATAGCTGAGCGCGCACAAAAACATGGTATAAAAAAGGTGGTTTTCGACAGACACGGTTATAAATACATTGGGAGAGTTAAAGCATTGGCAGACGCTGCCAGAGAAGCTGGATTAGAATTTTAA
- the rplN gene encoding 50S ribosomal protein L14, protein MILRNSYLNVADNSGAKMVRCIGFLHGTKKNYASVGQVIVVSVREAMPNSQFKKGDIALAVIVRTRKPIRRKNGSYIKFDDNAAVIIDKDGEPRGTRVFGPVARELREHEFTKIISLAPEVL, encoded by the coding sequence ATGATTCTCAGGAACAGCTATCTTAATGTAGCCGACAACTCAGGCGCAAAAATGGTGAGATGCATCGGATTTCTGCACGGAACCAAGAAAAACTATGCTTCGGTAGGACAGGTGATAGTAGTTTCAGTAAGAGAAGCAATGCCCAACTCTCAGTTTAAAAAAGGCGACATAGCATTGGCAGTAATAGTAAGAACAAGAAAACCTATAAGGCGGAAAAACGGAAGTTACATAAAATTTGACGATAACGCTGCTGTAATCATAGACAAAGATGGCGAGCCAAGAGGAACCAGAGTTTTCGGTCCCGTGGCAAGAGAGCTTAGGGAACATGAGTTCACAAAAATAATATCTCTTGCACCAGAGGTCCTTTAA
- the rpsQ gene encoding 30S ribosomal protein S17, translated as MVAGRRRTLEGVVISDKMDKTITVLVERLTPHPLYDKIIKKRTKVKAHDPKNEARVGDVVRIIESRPFSKTKRWALVAILRRAVETETGGKK; from the coding sequence ATGGTTGCTGGTCGTAGAAGAACACTTGAAGGGGTAGTTATTTCTGATAAGATGGACAAGACCATAACGGTTCTTGTTGAGCGCCTTACGCCTCATCCGCTTTACGATAAAATTATAAAGAAGCGAACAAAGGTTAAGGCTCACGACCCCAAAAACGAAGCCAGAGTCGGCGATGTTGTAAGAATCATTGAGTCACGTCCGTTCTCAAAAACCAAACGATGGGCACTTGTAGCGATACTTCGCAGAGCGGTTGAAACTGAGACTGGAGGTAAAAAATGA
- the pruA gene encoding L-glutamate gamma-semialdehyde dehydrogenase codes for MLPPFSPQKYVDFSVPENRKKMEDALAKVKSELGREYDLIIGGESVKSDATFKSVNPSEPSQVIGVFQKATPELAKKAIDLAHERFDSWRWMPVQERSSILLRAAALARKRMFELAAWQILEVGKNWLEAIADVAEMIDMFEFYAREMIRYNQRDDLTHLPGEFNQIKYIPLGVCVVIPPWNFPMAILGGMTSAALVAGNTVVLKPSSDSPACGWQVANLLYEAGLPKDVLNFVTGSGAVAGVHMVEHPKTRLIAFTGSMQVGLDIVERAAKTVPGQIWIKRVIAEMGGKDFVMVDETADLDAAATGIVVSAFGFQGQKCSAGSRAIIFDSVYDEVIERVVEQTKKITIGPVEKYENWLGPVINERAEKNILGYIEIGKGEGKLLTGGNKVSDLPGYFIEPTIFGDVKPGARIEQEEIFGPVLTVVRVKDLDEGIKVANGTVYGLTGSYYSRDRSRIHRAKRELHVGNLYINRKSTGAIVDVHPFGGFNMSGTDSKAGGRDYLLLFTQAKSISEKLDY; via the coding sequence ATGCTTCCGCCGTTTAGCCCGCAAAAGTATGTTGATTTCAGCGTTCCCGAGAATCGCAAGAAAATGGAGGATGCTTTAGCTAAGGTAAAATCGGAGCTTGGCAGGGAATACGACCTTATAATAGGCGGGGAGAGCGTTAAGTCGGATGCGACATTCAAGTCAGTCAATCCCTCGGAGCCGTCACAGGTTATAGGTGTTTTCCAGAAAGCGACGCCAGAGCTTGCCAAAAAAGCCATAGACCTTGCCCATGAGCGTTTTGATAGCTGGCGCTGGATGCCTGTTCAGGAGCGCTCGTCTATTCTTCTTCGCGCTGCCGCCCTGGCAAGAAAACGAATGTTCGAGCTGGCTGCGTGGCAGATTCTTGAGGTAGGGAAAAACTGGCTTGAGGCTATAGCTGATGTGGCTGAGATGATCGATATGTTCGAGTTCTACGCGCGGGAGATGATAAGATACAACCAGCGTGATGACCTGACCCATCTTCCCGGCGAGTTCAATCAGATAAAGTACATTCCGCTTGGGGTTTGCGTGGTTATTCCACCGTGGAACTTTCCTATGGCGATTCTTGGCGGTATGACCTCTGCGGCGCTCGTAGCCGGGAACACCGTGGTTCTTAAACCGTCGTCCGACTCGCCAGCGTGCGGTTGGCAGGTTGCTAACTTGCTTTACGAAGCGGGCCTTCCAAAAGATGTGCTTAATTTCGTCACCGGTTCCGGCGCAGTAGCTGGGGTCCACATGGTTGAGCATCCTAAGACGAGGCTTATAGCGTTTACAGGTTCCATGCAGGTTGGTCTTGATATTGTCGAGCGTGCTGCGAAAACCGTGCCCGGACAAATTTGGATAAAGCGTGTTATAGCTGAGATGGGTGGCAAGGATTTCGTTATGGTTGACGAGACAGCGGACCTTGATGCTGCTGCCACCGGGATTGTGGTTTCAGCATTCGGTTTCCAAGGGCAGAAGTGTTCGGCGGGGTCAAGGGCGATAATTTTTGATAGCGTGTACGATGAAGTTATAGAAAGAGTGGTCGAGCAGACGAAAAAGATAACTATAGGACCGGTTGAAAAATATGAGAACTGGCTTGGTCCGGTAATAAACGAGCGCGCTGAAAAGAACATTCTCGGGTACATTGAGATAGGAAAAGGCGAGGGCAAGTTGCTGACTGGCGGGAATAAGGTCTCGGATTTACCCGGTTATTTTATTGAGCCGACAATTTTTGGTGATGTCAAGCCCGGCGCAAGAATAGAGCAGGAAGAGATTTTCGGTCCAGTTCTCACAGTTGTGCGGGTTAAAGACCTCGATGAGGGAATAAAGGTAGCCAATGGTACTGTTTATGGATTAACTGGTTCATATTACTCCCGTGACAGATCAAGGATTCACAGGGCAAAAAGAGAGCTCCATGTTGGAAATCTTTACATAAACAGAAAGTCCACTGGTGCCATAGTCGATGTTCATCCATTCGGCGGATTTAACATGTCCGGAACCGACTCTAAAGCTGGTGGCAGGGATTACCTGCTTCTATTCACACAGGCGAAATCCATAAGCGAGAAACTGGATTATTAA
- the rplX gene encoding 50S ribosomal protein L24 has product MKLKKGDLVEVIAGNDRGKRGKILKVFPRERKAIVEGVRFIKRHTRPTQRNPQGGIQTREAPIHISNLMLICPNCGNKTRVGYHFLEDGTKVRVCKVCHEIIS; this is encoded by the coding sequence TTGAAACTAAAAAAAGGCGACCTCGTCGAAGTCATAGCGGGCAACGACCGCGGGAAAAGAGGCAAAATACTTAAAGTATTCCCGCGCGAGAGAAAAGCGATTGTCGAGGGTGTGAGGTTCATCAAACGACACACTCGGCCGACTCAAAGAAACCCGCAGGGCGGAATACAGACCCGAGAAGCACCGATTCACATATCAAATCTGATGCTTATATGCCCCAACTGTGGCAACAAGACGAGAGTAGGATACCATTTTCTTGAAGATGGCACCAAGGTAAGAGTCTGCAAGGTTTGCCACGAGATAATAAGTTGA